A window of Terriglobia bacterium genomic DNA:
AGTTCGCCATGCTCCTCGTCCCGGTCGGAAGGGACTCGTCTCATACTTATTTTCAGGCAGTCATCAACCGCCTCACACCTTAGGTACCGGGCTCGGGAGGGTTGAATCACGGTTTCCTGGACTTCCGAAGTGGCATCGACCTTCGAAGTTGAGGTTTGAGCGTAACACGCTCCGTCTCATTTGCGGCAGGAGATGCCCCTCTCCGAGCCCTGGTTCAGCCTCCCCGTTTTTTCCCAGTGTGTTCGCCGTGACCGTTTACGAATCGGGTGGGCGCCACTCGAGGAGATAGTGAAGGCCATCCACTTCCAAAGGCACTCCGGACTGCAATCTAGGTTTTAAGGAGTCGATTGAAGATCGCCTCGTAGTAAACCGCGTTCTCGTCTCCGCGGATAGGAACCAGGAAGATGGAAATGTCTCCCATTCGATCATGTTCCAGCGCATAGGTTTGTTGCGCCAAGATGGGCTGCTTAGGACCCCGAAACTCGAGCGCAAAATGCTCATACGGCCCTTTCCTCGTCGGGTCGGTCACTCCCACGAGTTCCAGCTCGAGGCTTTCTTCAACATCCCGGACCACACGGAACTTTGTGTGAATATTCTCAGCGAATTCAGAATACTGTGGTTTCTCCATCTGTGATTTAGGTCTCCCCTCTGAATCCCTTTAATCTTGAAGAGTCAATCTTTGGGTGGCAACTCTCGCTTGTTCTTAATGGGGCGGCTCGGCCAAACCTGGTGAGTTACAAATTTCTCATCTCCAGCTTCAGACCTCAGTCCCCTTACTGTCTGGATTGAAGTATTATTTAGCGCCACCTATATCGGATGTCGGCTTTTCGACGGGAGTCCATATCATCTCGGAATAGACACCATCATCTCCGACGCACACAAATCCAAGCCGCTCGTAAAGGTGTAAAGCCGGGTTGCCTCGCAGGACGTGCAGGCGCACCATCCGGTTCATTCGGGCGGCCTCCGCCTGCAATCTTCCAATCAGATATCGGCCAATTCCGACCCCGCGATGTTCCGGTAGGAGCGATATGTCGACCAGAACAAATTCCTTGGGGCCTTGATCGACAAAGAGACGGCCGATGCTCTTGCCGTCCTTTTCGATGATCGAATGCCGGACATTGACGAATTGGGCCTCGTAATGCAGGTGCTGTGCTTTAAACTGCATCCGCAGGAAGACCTCCTGCTGCGACGGGTTCCACCCCCAGGCGGCGACTTCCTGGAGTCGCGTGCTGCAGTACAATTGATAGAGGAAATCCTCATCGTCTGGACAAACTGGCCGCAGAGTGATGCCGCTCATTCAGTTACACTCCAGTATTTCGATGTCTCGAATCCTCAAAGCTGGGCGAGCCCCAGGAGTCCCGTTGAGATTATATTCCAGAAGTCCCGCGGAGCCGACAATGAACAGATAATTTTGAGATCGGGTCGCTTGGAAGAGTACGACTGGTGTGCGGACTGTATTAAGGCTCACCATAAGAGAGGTGAAAAACGGATGTTTGGAGTAATGAATCTCTTGCCCTGACCAGACATCGTTGCCCGAGAGGTGCGTAGGGCCCCAAGGCCGGATTTTACCGGACAGGTAATGAGTTGCTGGTCATTACCGAAACGAGTTGAGCACTGCTGACAACAGCTACCTTTTTTCCCGTCTCCGCGTCCCACACTTGAATATGCCCCTCAGTCGCAGTGCCATGGTTCCGCTGTCAGCGGAGAACCCCACTTTCCCTGCAACATTCCACAGTTGCGCCAGTCGCTCGAGTCCCACCAATGAAGGCTGGATTTCAAAAAGCTAGTTTTTTGAAGGGCCTGCTGTGTTAAGATCAGTCAGCGTGCCGGCGTAGCCTTATGCCGGACGGAGGCGAAGACCACACATTGCCAGAACCACCTAAAGGGCGTCTGGAAGTTTTCTGAGATGCACGTTGGGTGATGGTGACTGGCATCACAACATGTGACCCTGAAACAAGAGGATGATTTGACGTTTGTTGAGTAAGACCCCGGTCC
This region includes:
- a CDS encoding GNAT family N-acetyltransferase, which encodes MSGITLRPVCPDDEDFLYQLYCSTRLQEVAAWGWNPSQQEVFLRMQFKAQHLHYEAQFVNVRHSIIEKDGKSIGRLFVDQGPKEFVLVDISLLPEHRGVGIGRYLIGRLQAEAARMNRMVRLHVLRGNPALHLYERLGFVCVGDDGVYSEMIWTPVEKPTSDIGGAK